In Paenibacillus hexagrammi, the following are encoded in one genomic region:
- a CDS encoding inositol monophosphatase family protein, with the protein MERTVFFELTDAREVAVQAARMAGELARGRFGSELAIEQKGHRGDVVTEVDVQADRMIVERIMQAFPSHRIYSEEAGEGGCASDYVWHVDPLDGTNNYALGIPLYGVSISLSFRGQVVVGVVHDSMLQLTYSAVKGEGAWLGEQRLQAQPGGDLAKSTISWIQGHAVGKKDQQALKVRHNLELQLKRVLRVWAPSLTWAMLARGDLHGIVLYNSEGEDLYAGLLLAQEAGVRITDFAGNPIDRVEAGTAPYMVAAVPNYHDELLRIVQEVIE; encoded by the coding sequence ATGGAGCGAACGGTTTTTTTTGAGCTTACGGATGCCAGAGAAGTGGCTGTACAAGCAGCCCGGATGGCAGGGGAGTTGGCCAGGGGGAGATTTGGGAGCGAGCTGGCAATCGAGCAAAAAGGACATCGAGGAGATGTAGTGACAGAGGTGGATGTCCAGGCAGATCGGATGATTGTCGAACGGATTATGCAGGCGTTTCCGAGCCATCGTATTTACAGTGAAGAAGCTGGAGAAGGAGGATGCGCAAGCGACTATGTGTGGCATGTAGATCCGCTGGATGGAACAAATAATTACGCTCTGGGTATTCCTTTGTATGGCGTTTCCATCTCACTGAGCTTCCGTGGACAAGTAGTGGTGGGCGTGGTTCATGATTCGATGCTCCAGCTGACCTACTCCGCTGTAAAAGGCGAAGGGGCTTGGCTCGGTGAGCAGAGGCTGCAGGCGCAGCCTGGGGGAGATCTGGCAAAATCGACGATATCGTGGATTCAGGGCCATGCCGTTGGAAAGAAGGATCAGCAGGCTCTGAAGGTGAGGCATAATTTGGAGCTGCAGCTAAAAAGAGTGCTCCGCGTATGGGCGCCTTCGCTGACGTGGGCGATGCTGGCCAGAGGTGACCTGCATGGTATCGTGCTATACAACTCGGAAGGCGAGGATCTCTATGCGGGATTGCTGCTTGCGCAGGAGGCCGGAGTAAGGATCACGGATTTCGCCGGAAATCCGATCGATCGGGTGGAAGCAGGGACGGCACCTTACATGGTCGCCGCGGTACCCAACTATCACGATGAGCTGCTGCGAATTGTGCAGGAGGTTATAGAATAA
- a CDS encoding aldolase catalytic domain-containing protein, which translates to MVKHHHHKILDCTIRDGGLVNDWDFSVEFVQDMYRGLSAAGVEYMEIGYKNSEKLLKGGSSGPWRFLNEAFLRDVITRKTDTKLSALVDIGRVDENDILPREDSLLDLIRVACYIKDVDKGLELVRKFHDMGYETSLNIMALSHVMENELVEAFEDINKSPVDVVYIVDSYGSMDYKDIDYLVTKFQRLLPEKELGLHMHNNMQLAFSNTLMGADKGVTFLDSSVYGMGRAAGNCTTELLLSNLKNPRYDVRPVLEIIEKHMIGMRQKWDWGYLIPYMIVGALDEHPRTAMAHLNSADRDKCVEFYDKLTSPETAPSAQKA; encoded by the coding sequence ATGGTAAAGCATCATCATCACAAAATTTTGGATTGCACCATTCGCGACGGCGGCTTGGTGAATGATTGGGATTTCAGTGTAGAGTTTGTCCAAGATATGTATCGGGGCTTAAGCGCTGCCGGCGTAGAATATATGGAAATCGGTTATAAAAATTCCGAGAAACTGCTGAAAGGCGGCAGTTCAGGTCCTTGGAGATTTCTGAACGAAGCCTTCCTGCGCGACGTCATCACCCGCAAGACCGACACTAAGCTCTCTGCGCTTGTCGATATCGGCCGCGTCGATGAGAATGATATCCTGCCTCGTGAAGACAGCTTGCTGGACTTGATCCGTGTTGCCTGCTACATCAAGGATGTAGACAAGGGGCTTGAACTTGTTCGCAAGTTCCACGATATGGGCTACGAGACCTCCCTCAACATCATGGCGCTCTCTCATGTTATGGAGAACGAATTGGTTGAGGCATTCGAAGATATCAACAAAAGCCCGGTAGACGTTGTCTACATTGTAGACTCCTACGGCAGCATGGACTACAAAGATATCGACTACTTGGTAACGAAATTCCAACGCCTTCTTCCTGAAAAAGAGCTCGGCCTGCACATGCACAACAACATGCAGCTTGCCTTCTCCAACACCCTCATGGGTGCAGACAAAGGCGTTACGTTCCTCGATTCCTCCGTATACGGAATGGGACGGGCAGCGGGCAACTGCACAACCGAGCTGCTGCTCAGCAATTTGAAAAATCCGCGCTATGACGTACGTCCAGTGCTGGAGATTATCGAAAAGCATATGATCGGTATGCGTCAAAAGTGGGATTGGGGCTATCTCATCCCTTACATGATCGTAGGTGCCCTCGACGAGCATCCGCGTACCGCTATGGCGCATCTCAACAGCGCAGACCGGGATAAATGTGTCGAGTTTTACGACAAGCTGACATCTCCAGAAACTGCTCCTTCCGCTCAAAAGGCATAA
- a CDS encoding WGxxGxxG family protein, translating into MKKLAILSAVCLSMFAAVPASAETNSYSTNPSLQAASQGQIVSSGYGPYQAYGANAEGTTNSAYGVGVYPYTSFGIGNSPYSSRTSASYGLPSAPYRPMSSATAATYNGYQANSAAQNLTNSSFSTYGTNYAGTNSYRAYAADTNTRSGWGWLGLLGLIGLLGLSGRNKVR; encoded by the coding sequence ATGAAGAAGCTAGCGATATTATCGGCGGTCTGCCTATCTATGTTTGCGGCTGTGCCCGCTTCTGCGGAAACCAATTCCTACTCGACAAACCCTTCGCTGCAAGCAGCAAGCCAAGGACAGATTGTTTCATCCGGATACGGTCCTTATCAAGCTTACGGTGCAAATGCAGAGGGGACTACGAATTCCGCCTATGGCGTTGGCGTATATCCTTATACCTCCTTCGGTATCGGCAATTCCCCTTATAGTTCCCGGACTTCGGCTTCCTACGGCCTCCCGTCAGCTCCCTATAGGCCTATGTCGTCAGCTACAGCCGCTACCTACAATGGCTATCAGGCGAACTCTGCTGCACAAAATTTAACCAACAGCTCCTTCTCGACTTATGGAACCAACTATGCAGGAACTAACAGCTATCGTGCTTATGCGGCGGATACCAACACGCGAAGCGGCTGGGGTTGGCTGGGATTGCTCGGACTCATCGGACTGCTCGGACTCTCAGGCAGAAACAAAGTCAGATAA
- a CDS encoding SpoIIE family protein phosphatase: MVLYTDGLIEVPGSSIQARQEQVKITLAAHRDVPMEEFMDTLLRSSQEKRNGQPDDICVIGIDV, from the coding sequence ATGGTCCTCTATACGGACGGCCTTATCGAGGTTCCCGGTTCGTCCATTCAGGCTAGGCAGGAGCAGGTCAAGATTACGTTAGCTGCTCACCGTGATGTGCCGATGGAGGAATTTATGGACACACTGCTCCGGAGCAGCCAAGAGAAGCGAAACGGTCAGCCTGACGATATTTGTGTAATCGGTATTGATGTATAA
- a CDS encoding PP2C family protein-serine/threonine phosphatase: MKDSGKRNRKGRGLRPAASVCAILAVLISGPEPLILYKAVQLLLLTPAFVLIWHRGKGHSQEGAAGAAGEGDEYTYADNRHKDLHLAKLIQQSLLSQPLRTEGITIEGRYIPSHPLGGDMYAWYQLEEHRYGIMIMDVMGSGVAASLVCMSIRSLLEGIIRKCVDPEIVMMELNAHMYKLFRKTNSPLPFYFTALYAVIDTRSHTLEYINAGHTSGFLVHGETGMTELGSTSVPIGMMNSPILKKRLSATPVQAVWSSIRTALSRFPVRPFRLGRSRSRLR; the protein is encoded by the coding sequence ATGAAGGATAGCGGCAAAAGGAACCGAAAAGGACGGGGGCTTCGTCCTGCTGCGTCAGTCTGCGCTATTCTCGCTGTGCTCATCAGCGGTCCTGAACCATTGATTTTGTACAAGGCCGTGCAGCTGCTGCTCCTGACGCCGGCATTTGTGCTCATATGGCATAGGGGCAAAGGACATTCACAAGAAGGAGCTGCGGGAGCGGCAGGCGAAGGCGATGAATATACCTATGCAGACAATCGTCATAAGGATCTGCATCTGGCGAAGCTCATTCAACAAAGTCTGCTTAGCCAGCCCCTTCGTACGGAGGGGATTACGATCGAAGGCAGGTATATTCCTTCCCATCCTCTCGGGGGGGATATGTACGCATGGTATCAGCTGGAGGAGCATCGATATGGGATCATGATCATGGATGTGATGGGCAGCGGTGTTGCGGCATCCTTGGTCTGTATGTCGATCCGTTCACTACTCGAAGGCATCATACGTAAATGTGTAGATCCTGAGATCGTCATGATGGAGCTGAATGCTCATATGTACAAGCTTTTTCGCAAAACGAACAGTCCCTTGCCTTTTTATTTTACGGCTCTTTATGCAGTGATCGATACGCGAAGCCATACGCTGGAATATATCAACGCGGGGCATACTTCCGGGTTTTTGGTACACGGGGAAACCGGGATGACTGAGCTCGGCTCGACGTCTGTACCGATCGGCATGATGAACAGTCCCATTCTGAAAAAAAGACTCTCAGCTACGCCCGTCCAGGCCGTATGGTCCTCTATACGGACGGCCTTATCGAGGTTCCCGGTTCGTCCATTCAGGCTAGGCAGGAGCAGGTCAAGATTACGTTAG
- a CDS encoding ATP-binding protein, with translation MKQQCRQRTITSITEILEAMQVSMEYSREAGFTGSKPHLVQLITEEACTNAWEYQAAAGRFGFEIQWYLDDMSLEITVFQQEGCFALPRVGAPPKDPGDGGFFLFKALRMRFAV, from the coding sequence TTGAAGCAGCAGTGCAGGCAGCGGACGATCACGAGCATAACGGAAATACTGGAAGCAATGCAGGTATCTATGGAGTATTCCAGGGAAGCTGGATTTACAGGCAGCAAGCCTCATCTGGTGCAATTGATTACGGAAGAGGCCTGCACCAATGCATGGGAATACCAGGCGGCTGCAGGTCGCTTCGGCTTTGAGATACAATGGTATCTGGATGATATGAGTCTGGAGATCACCGTCTTTCAGCAGGAAGGCTGCTTCGCGCTTCCTCGAGTAGGAGCTCCCCCGAAGGATCCCGGGGACGGGGGCTTCTTCTTATTCAAAGCATTGCGGATGAGGTTCGCTGTATAG
- a CDS encoding STAS domain-containing protein: MIADAALQAGRSGRQLVISGARAAVAEILAIVRFDTFMHIFTSVEEAYEFYQLSEG, translated from the coding sequence GTGATCGCGGATGCCGCTTTGCAGGCGGGACGCAGTGGCAGGCAGTTGGTTATATCCGGTGCTAGGGCGGCAGTAGCTGAAATCTTAGCTATCGTTCGCTTTGATACGTTTATGCATATCTTTACTAGCGTTGAGGAAGCCTACGAGTTCTATCAACTATCGGAAGGATGA
- a CDS encoding chemotaxis protein CheW, with amino-acid sequence MTTDHTNSAYLGVYLDELEEQLQILDEECLRLEQEGAMAETIQRMFRAAHTLKGSSAAMGFHSIQDITHKVETVFDGIRSGRLAVESKLIDTVFAALDVLRLLKGAILTGNMHEVDASAVVQRLEHFARAIENGGSEGSSVASVASGDADAGEAYSAMDGVEENPWIRLDDYQQEAVRAAIENGYKVQAVYARLQPDAAMKPIRALLIYNNLRELGEIIVTFPDAEALEKDENYQGYLMFILITTESEQAIIHCMNQIAQIDTFHIQAVTPCNLDAFEKGTRIEVVQSEWKQESLHELSERTVSDAETKVKVNPTVRVDVERLERLMNYVGELIIDNTRLHEVKNRLHTHYRDDSDVALLSDISNHLSRVISELQDGMMKTRMLPIEQLFSRFPRVVRDIAQKSEKEIEFIMEGKETELDRTLIEELGDPILHILRNAADHGLEKADERMKSGKPAKGRIVLKAAHQENQIVITITDDGRGIDPQRIKQSAINKGFITEAEAAKMTDRELIFLIFHAGFSTASSVTDLSGRGVGMDIVRSHIEKLNGIIDIHTKLGEGTEFTIKLPLTLAIIRSLLIKLANQTFAVPLVNVIEILRLSSEEIRHLQGQEVCVIRGSVFPLVRVHKRLGITSSAVSKHKRLFVVMLGIADKRVCLVVDGLVGNQEIVIKTLGSYVGNVPYIAGSTILGNGNVALILDVGSLVREEGSMPVAGHQDLLKEVGDRREERQLVTFTLDQVRYALDIRSVREIITVPYISKLVSTPEHVLGIIKLRGNTLPVLDLRSHFQLTKQEHTRKTRIIVVELYGKEFGLLVDQVTEVSKIRHDELVPVPKELVELGRDLIDQVYERDGRFVMLLLLERLVPLQQLEGLAAHAFA; translated from the coding sequence ATGACGACAGACCATACGAACTCAGCTTACCTCGGAGTGTATCTGGACGAGCTTGAGGAGCAGCTGCAAATTCTCGACGAGGAATGCTTGCGGCTGGAGCAGGAAGGCGCAATGGCGGAGACGATCCAGCGGATGTTCCGGGCGGCCCACACGCTGAAGGGCTCATCCGCGGCCATGGGTTTTCATTCCATCCAAGATATTACGCATAAAGTGGAGACGGTATTCGACGGGATCCGAAGCGGCCGTTTGGCTGTCGAATCCAAGCTGATCGACACGGTGTTTGCCGCACTGGATGTGCTGCGGCTGCTGAAAGGAGCGATCCTTACCGGCAACATGCATGAAGTTGATGCGAGTGCGGTTGTGCAGCGGTTAGAGCACTTTGCCAGAGCAATCGAGAACGGCGGCTCTGAAGGCTCAAGCGTTGCAAGCGTTGCAAGCGGTGATGCGGACGCAGGTGAGGCTTACAGCGCAATGGACGGAGTCGAGGAGAATCCCTGGATCCGGCTGGATGACTATCAACAAGAAGCAGTACGAGCAGCCATTGAGAACGGCTATAAAGTACAGGCTGTTTATGCCAGACTGCAGCCCGACGCGGCCATGAAACCGATTCGTGCACTCCTGATTTATAACAACCTTCGGGAGCTTGGAGAAATCATCGTCACCTTCCCGGATGCGGAAGCGCTCGAGAAAGATGAGAATTATCAGGGATATTTGATGTTTATCCTGATCACAACGGAATCCGAGCAGGCGATTATTCATTGTATGAATCAGATCGCCCAAATCGATACCTTTCATATTCAAGCTGTTACGCCTTGTAATTTGGACGCTTTTGAAAAGGGTACGCGTATTGAGGTTGTGCAATCCGAATGGAAGCAGGAGTCTCTTCATGAGCTGTCTGAACGCACGGTGAGCGATGCGGAGACCAAAGTGAAGGTCAATCCGACTGTACGGGTTGACGTGGAGCGCTTGGAGAGACTGATGAATTACGTAGGTGAGCTGATAATCGACAATACGCGGCTGCACGAGGTCAAAAACAGGCTCCATACCCACTATCGCGACGATAGTGATGTCGCGCTTCTCAGCGATATCTCCAATCATCTTAGCCGTGTCATCAGTGAGCTGCAGGATGGCATGATGAAGACCCGTATGCTCCCGATTGAGCAGCTATTCAGCCGCTTCCCGCGTGTTGTCAGAGATATTGCGCAAAAGTCGGAGAAAGAGATTGAGTTCATCATGGAGGGCAAGGAAACGGAGCTGGACCGAACGCTCATCGAGGAGCTCGGCGATCCGATCCTTCATATTCTGCGTAATGCAGCTGATCATGGTCTGGAGAAGGCCGATGAGCGGATGAAGTCCGGAAAGCCCGCAAAGGGACGGATCGTGCTGAAAGCCGCTCATCAGGAAAACCAGATCGTCATCACCATTACCGACGACGGCCGGGGGATCGACCCGCAAAGAATTAAACAATCGGCCATTAACAAAGGCTTCATCACGGAAGCGGAAGCAGCCAAAATGACCGATCGGGAGCTTATTTTCCTCATCTTCCATGCAGGTTTCTCCACGGCTTCCTCTGTTACGGATCTATCCGGTCGCGGTGTGGGCATGGATATTGTCAGATCGCATATCGAGAAGCTGAACGGAATTATCGATATTCATACGAAGCTGGGAGAAGGAACGGAGTTTACGATTAAATTGCCGCTTACGCTGGCTATCATACGTTCTCTGCTGATCAAGCTGGCCAATCAGACCTTTGCGGTGCCTTTGGTCAATGTCATTGAAATTCTGCGGCTTTCGAGCGAAGAGATCCGGCACTTGCAAGGTCAAGAGGTTTGTGTCATTCGCGGCTCGGTATTTCCGCTAGTCCGCGTTCATAAGAGGCTTGGTATCACAAGCAGCGCAGTATCCAAGCATAAACGCTTGTTTGTCGTGATGCTTGGTATCGCCGACAAGCGGGTATGCTTGGTCGTCGACGGACTCGTCGGCAATCAGGAGATTGTGATCAAAACGCTAGGCTCTTATGTAGGGAATGTGCCCTATATCGCCGGCTCTACCATTCTGGGCAACGGCAATGTGGCGCTTATTCTTGATGTAGGGTCGCTAGTCAGGGAAGAAGGCTCCATGCCCGTAGCAGGACATCAAGATCTGCTGAAGGAAGTGGGAGATCGAAGAGAGGAACGTCAGCTAGTCACCTTCACCCTCGATCAAGTCAGGTACGCCTTGGATATTCGGTCGGTTAGGGAGATTATTACTGTTCCTTATATTTCGAAGCTCGTTTCAACTCCAGAGCATGTCCTTGGCATCATTAAGCTGCGGGGCAATACGCTGCCCGTTCTGGATTTACGTTCGCACTTTCAGCTAACGAAGCAGGAGCATACAAGAAAGACGCGCATCATTGTCGTCGAGCTTTACGGCAAAGAGTTCGGATTGCTAGTGGATCAGGTGACGGAAGTGAGTAAGATTCGTCATGATGAACTCGTGCCCGTTCCGAAGGAGCTCGTCGAGCTGGGGAGAGACTTGATCGATCAGGTCTACGAAAGGGATGGAAGGTTCGTCATGCTGCTGCTATTGGAACGGCTCGTACCTTTGCAGCAGCTTGAAGGCTTGGCAGCTCATGCTTTTGCATAA
- a CDS encoding chemotaxis protein CheW, with protein MTGQYIEFAVQEEKYGIGLEHIHEIIRMQEITHVPGARPYMEGVINLRGSIIPIISLRSRFNMEKISYSKSTRIIVVHRDDMLVGLIVDMVLQVVALTDIGPPPERMGVMDGCLISGVGQSGGELVGILKVEQILETG; from the coding sequence GTGACAGGACAATATATTGAGTTTGCCGTCCAAGAAGAGAAGTATGGGATAGGTCTGGAGCACATTCACGAAATCATCCGCATGCAGGAAATCACACATGTGCCAGGAGCCAGGCCTTATATGGAAGGGGTTATCAATCTGCGGGGAAGCATTATCCCGATTATCTCTCTGCGAAGCCGCTTCAACATGGAGAAGATTTCATATTCAAAATCAACAAGAATTATCGTGGTCCATCGGGATGACATGCTGGTGGGGCTAATTGTAGACATGGTTCTTCAGGTGGTAGCCTTGACGGATATTGGTCCTCCTCCGGAGAGGATGGGGGTTATGGATGGCTGCTTGATCAGCGGTGTCGGGCAATCCGGCGGCGAGTTAGTCGGCATTTTGAAAGTGGAACAGATACTGGAGACGGGGTAG
- a CDS encoding methyl-accepting chemotaxis protein, producing the protein MKFTIRLKLILSFAAVILLLIATGVVSIVEMNSMGNKATEVKDSYMPSVVALGQIRKNLLDTRGWVIRYAVEDNAAGKEDAKKAIDANLNAQKDMEKIYEATITSAEERSLYEEYKNNWNSYVGQIPTILEASSSGKSASEVNALLDKSLVDLGKASDALDKDVDLNNNGATTSIESAVNSYKAGRTIVMILVILAAIVAAVLALVIAQSIANSAQKLVTALQKIASGDMREHVEIRTKDEMGELASSLNEMTGKLRSLIGQIMSSSQSLAAASEQISASSEEIAGGTTTQASAAQTINELFKDLSRAIESVAKSAETASELSGNTRRGAEQGGRVVQASMDGIQKLNKQMSLLKEDSNKIGDIIEVIDEIAEQTNLLALNAAIEAARAGEQGRGFAVVAEEVRKLAERSSSATKEIGLIIGGMQENTQNSVKALADTVEMSQQTGEALDSIIGKVNETAQQVSEIAAASEEQAAQSSEVLSAIEAIASASEEAAAAAEETASSSQSLAMLAEDLNRSVSLFKI; encoded by the coding sequence ATGAAATTTACGATTCGATTAAAGTTAATTCTCAGTTTCGCAGCGGTAATTCTCTTATTGATTGCCACGGGGGTCGTTTCGATCGTCGAAATGAACTCGATGGGGAACAAGGCGACTGAAGTAAAAGATTCCTACATGCCAAGCGTCGTTGCGCTGGGGCAAATTCGGAAGAATCTGCTCGACACCAGAGGTTGGGTGATTCGGTATGCTGTAGAAGATAACGCGGCAGGCAAGGAAGATGCCAAGAAGGCTATTGATGCCAATTTAAATGCACAAAAAGACATGGAGAAAATCTATGAAGCTACTATAACCTCCGCGGAAGAAAGAAGTCTTTATGAAGAATATAAAAATAATTGGAATTCCTACGTTGGGCAAATTCCAACGATTTTAGAAGCTAGTAGCAGCGGTAAAAGCGCCTCTGAAGTCAATGCTTTATTGGATAAATCACTGGTTGATTTGGGCAAAGCTTCTGATGCGTTGGACAAAGACGTCGACTTAAATAACAACGGTGCGACAACTTCGATTGAATCAGCGGTGAATAGTTATAAAGCGGGAAGAACCATTGTCATGATCTTGGTTATTCTTGCAGCCATCGTAGCAGCGGTGCTCGCGCTGGTCATCGCCCAATCGATTGCAAATTCGGCCCAAAAGCTGGTTACAGCGCTTCAGAAAATTGCCTCCGGCGATATGAGAGAGCACGTTGAGATTCGCACGAAAGATGAGATGGGCGAGCTTGCATCCTCGCTGAATGAGATGACAGGCAAGCTGCGTTCCTTGATCGGTCAAATCATGTCGTCTTCTCAAAGCTTAGCGGCAGCCTCGGAGCAGATCTCGGCAAGCTCTGAAGAGATTGCGGGCGGGACCACGACTCAGGCTTCCGCAGCGCAGACGATTAACGAACTGTTCAAAGATTTATCGAGAGCGATTGAATCGGTTGCCAAAAGCGCTGAGACGGCCTCCGAGCTTTCCGGCAACACGAGAAGAGGGGCCGAGCAAGGCGGACGTGTTGTGCAGGCATCTATGGACGGTATTCAGAAGCTGAATAAGCAAATGTCTTTGCTGAAAGAAGATTCGAACAAAATCGGGGATATCATCGAGGTCATTGATGAGATTGCCGAGCAGACGAACCTGCTTGCTTTGAATGCCGCGATTGAAGCGGCTAGAGCCGGCGAGCAAGGCCGCGGATTCGCTGTCGTTGCGGAGGAAGTGCGCAAGCTGGCGGAACGCAGTTCTTCGGCCACGAAGGAAATCGGACTTATTATCGGCGGCATGCAGGAAAATACGCAGAACAGCGTGAAGGCTCTTGCTGATACCGTTGAGATGTCGCAGCAGACAGGCGAAGCGCTGGACAGCATCATCGGCAAGGTCAACGAAACTGCGCAGCAGGTGTCGGAGATTGCGGCAGCCAGCGAGGAGCAGGCGGCTCAATCTAGCGAAGTGCTCTCCGCAATCGAAGCCATTGCTTCGGCTAGTGAAGAGGCAGCGGCTGCTGCGGAAGAGACAGCTTCTTCTTCCCAGTCGCTAGCCATGCTGGCTGAAGACCTGAACCGTTCCGTGTCCTTGTTCAAGATCTAG
- a CDS encoding response regulator transcription factor has protein sequence MKLLQISKLQGLQDAYASLCHLTIITIDEAGRPLTELSGEGLSPEHLLEDKYDLLSYLAALTSPIVYENEVGLKMIAAPITGEIGKRLFVLAGVWREAFEPAGALMNAPIWQAADAAAAMNQITCLAQTAQSLLQQEVKEKKHAERLQLLRMLSLLPRERESKDWLESVIHIFLKISELQFAGFAAKGAGERYVLQACCGELDGLKRLVGASFYTGEGLLGHAALTQTLGYWEELDEDPRSSLFTEKGIKVQLLIAYPIHCGGQRYGILFGGSGASSGLSEETADLGGLLAGQLANDLHHLRMQAQAVKEKKLNRALLELSQAMSSLTDPEDLSRIAVQFILRDTGAAMAAVRLKMRPLIGLDRQEGELLGAYTERAPFTVEQRRALKPQSSEWKGKRLIEVSFMAQGECKGLIAAAFDDAESGKEACWFLEMAGQLLAHRTGSHVLSIPIPDQEEVVLSLRPIGTDSYTVPVITAETMPPAGQLHVRSFPAAGVQEKLTSREAEVLNLVIQGLSNTQIAERLCISAHTVKNHMTKIFDKLGVADRTQTLAMCLQSSIGSISC, from the coding sequence ATGAAATTACTTCAAATTAGCAAGCTGCAAGGCTTGCAAGATGCTTATGCATCTCTTTGCCATTTGACGATCATCACAATCGACGAAGCAGGCCGCCCTCTGACAGAGCTATCAGGTGAGGGCCTTTCTCCGGAACATTTACTTGAGGATAAGTATGACCTTCTTTCTTATTTGGCTGCGCTTACTTCACCGATCGTGTACGAAAATGAGGTTGGTTTGAAGATGATAGCGGCTCCTATAACAGGGGAAATAGGGAAGAGGTTATTTGTGCTGGCAGGAGTATGGCGAGAGGCCTTTGAGCCTGCCGGGGCTTTGATGAATGCGCCGATATGGCAAGCTGCGGATGCAGCTGCTGCCATGAATCAGATAACATGTCTGGCACAGACTGCGCAAAGTCTCCTGCAGCAGGAGGTTAAGGAGAAGAAGCATGCAGAGAGGCTGCAGCTTCTGCGCATGCTTAGTTTGCTTCCAAGGGAACGGGAAAGTAAGGATTGGCTCGAGAGCGTTATTCATATTTTTCTAAAAATTAGTGAATTACAGTTTGCTGGTTTTGCCGCGAAGGGAGCTGGAGAGAGGTACGTGCTGCAAGCTTGCTGCGGTGAGCTTGATGGTCTTAAACGGCTTGTCGGAGCGAGCTTTTATACGGGGGAGGGATTGCTCGGGCATGCAGCTCTTACTCAGACTTTGGGCTACTGGGAGGAGCTCGACGAAGATCCGAGAAGCTCCCTATTTACCGAAAAGGGGATAAAGGTACAGCTTCTGATTGCCTACCCGATTCATTGCGGCGGGCAGCGCTATGGCATCCTGTTCGGAGGAAGCGGCGCTTCTTCCGGCTTGTCCGAGGAGACGGCGGATTTGGGAGGGCTGCTAGCCGGCCAGCTGGCAAATGATCTGCATCACTTACGTATGCAGGCCCAAGCCGTGAAAGAAAAAAAGCTGAATCGGGCTTTGCTGGAGCTGTCCCAGGCCATGTCCAGCTTAACGGACCCCGAGGACCTGAGCCGCATCGCTGTGCAGTTCATCCTTCGTGACACCGGCGCGGCTATGGCTGCTGTTCGATTGAAGATGAGGCCCTTGATTGGTCTGGATCGTCAAGAGGGTGAACTGCTTGGGGCTTACACAGAGAGAGCTCCCTTCACGGTGGAGCAGCGCCGTGCTCTCAAGCCGCAATCGAGCGAGTGGAAGGGAAAACGCCTCATTGAGGTTTCTTTCATGGCTCAAGGCGAGTGCAAGGGCCTGATTGCCGCTGCGTTTGACGATGCGGAGAGCGGGAAGGAAGCGTGTTGGTTTCTGGAAATGGCCGGACAGCTGCTCGCCCATCGAACAGGCAGTCATGTGCTTTCTATTCCGATCCCGGATCAGGAGGAAGTGGTCTTATCGCTGCGCCCTATAGGAACGGATTCCTATACAGTGCCAGTCATTACCGCGGAGACAATGCCGCCCGCAGGCCAGCTGCACGTCCGCAGCTTCCCCGCTGCTGGCGTTCAGGAGAAGCTGACAAGCAGGGAAGCCGAGGTGCTGAACCTTGTCATACAGGGGCTTAGCAACACACAAATCGCGGAGCGGCTGTGCATTAGCGCCCATACGGTCAAAAATCATATGACTAAGATCTTTGACAAGCTCGGTGTTGCCGACCGTACTCAAACGCTTGCCATGTGCCTTCAATCCTCCATAGGAAGCATTTCCTGCTAG